Proteins co-encoded in one Pararoseomonas sp. SCSIO 73927 genomic window:
- a CDS encoding IS5 family transposase, whose translation MSKALAQGGRPKARYRTRNWREYDRGLIARGDLTVWISPDLAWHTSEGTGRRGRPRVFTDAAIQAVLTLKVLYQLPLRAAQGMAGSLIRLAGLDWQVPHYSTLSRRQKSLTVTIPYRARGGPLHLVIDSTGLKVLGEGEWKVRKHGADKRRVWRKVHLVIDADSHEVRAVEMTDHRHGDGEIVPGLLAQLPEGERIGVISGDGAYDTRGVYEASAARQADLVVPPRRNGRPWKRRTTGATERNETLRAIRHLGRRLWKRWSGYHRRSLAETAMSRLKRLGERLSARDPARQVAEVQIRCAILNIFNALGMPDTVARA comes from the coding sequence ATGAGCAAGGCACTGGCGCAGGGCGGACGCCCGAAGGCGCGCTACCGGACACGGAACTGGCGGGAGTACGACCGAGGGCTCATTGCCCGCGGTGACCTGACCGTGTGGATTTCGCCCGATCTGGCCTGGCACACCTCAGAAGGTACGGGCAGACGTGGCCGCCCTCGGGTCTTCACGGACGCGGCGATCCAGGCGGTGCTGACGCTGAAGGTGCTGTACCAGCTGCCGCTGCGAGCCGCCCAGGGCATGGCGGGGAGCCTGATCCGGCTGGCGGGCCTGGACTGGCAGGTGCCTCACTACAGCACCCTCTCGCGGCGGCAGAAGAGCCTCACGGTCACCATCCCCTATCGCGCCCGGGGCGGCCCCTTGCACCTCGTGATCGACAGCACCGGACTGAAGGTGCTGGGCGAGGGTGAGTGGAAGGTCAGAAAGCACGGGGCCGACAAGCGTCGGGTCTGGCGCAAGGTGCACTTGGTGATCGACGCTGACAGCCACGAGGTGCGGGCCGTGGAGATGACAGATCACCGGCATGGCGACGGCGAGATCGTACCGGGCCTGCTCGCGCAGTTGCCGGAAGGGGAGCGGATCGGGGTGATCAGTGGCGACGGCGCCTACGACACGCGCGGCGTCTACGAGGCCTCTGCGGCTCGCCAGGCCGACCTCGTCGTGCCCCCGCGGCGCAACGGCAGGCCATGGAAGAGGCGAACCACCGGAGCGACCGAGCGGAACGAGACGCTGCGCGCCATCAGGCACCTCGGACGGCGACTGTGGAAGCGATGGAGCGGCTATCACCGGCGCAGCCTAGCCGAGACGGCGATGTCCCGCCTCAAGCGCCTCGGCGAACGTCTCTCAGCCCGAGATCCGGCCCGTCAGGTCGCCGAGGTGCAGATCCGCTGCGCGATCCTGAACATCTTCAACGCCCTTGGTATGCCCGACACCGTCGCTCGCGCCTGA
- the mobF gene encoding MobF family relaxase: MLTFRKGAAIAIPGGARAMADHLMEETLSPEAVAMGDYYTRNRAAELGAGPGPDGEPGPEAPRRGTRPQPRRDMHPGLASALGIDPHGIPTVEQVSQILAGRRADGGELVTNEAATTRSVSYIDLCFSAPKSVSLAWAFAPTEAERATILQAHRDAVDASLRYVSREIGQVRRGKAGMGGTEAGHVAWIGFEHFTARATAEVKRPDPKTGEVTTELHTLRPDRDPSGAGDPQLHTHCAVPNLVLTDGGHLGALDLKAAHGRIHEFGAFYQAQIAANLRRVGVAVELEERTGMARLPAIPEAVCEAFSKRTRDGTEAARAEAAKRGLDWDAMTPDMQVDFLKGGTKAARKNKEDDLSDFAAWRGQAAAIGWEHRGVVVPRRQGAGAPREQSRAARLEGAYEAALPFLEAEFSRASVLNGADLRAAAARALIAAGITPGAEGGRADVDALTRAMRERGVRQDGQLTGLVWGREGERDEVRVTTALHVAQEEKAVALAKAAAADRGRALSPAALAAAVERSGLDFGDDHGKAQHAAMVRLGTGGAVGVAVGVAGAGKTALLRPLVDAWKAQGDHVVGVAIAWRQAEPLKEAGVGDVAALTGFLHGVRAGRLSIGPRTVVVVDELGQVGARQMLELLRLRAQHGFRIVAVGDDKQCQGIEAGPVVNLMRRALGKEAVPEILTTRRQRTEREREIAGLFRDGKAAEALAMKRADGTAEAVPGGYDDAVRRVAELWRQRREANAGDTGFSISVTAPTNADARAVALALREERRAMGELGADVFSVRATDQAGAAYNLTLAPGDRVRLFDRLNARFLDGGRGNIGNNGSVLEVRDVNADGIVLRTAAGRDGAVSWESLADKKNGRTRLAPGDVLTIDAAQGITSSEHINAMPAGSAGVQGFKGYTAESRHKDSAWLITSDGAERREVMVRRALGDARPITAVDVWENVARNLAQQPAKASALDFMDRARDVGRTSAHAMQAGFRRAEAREAAGEPRATLGARFRDRRDGRAVGQAVERLRQALDARWQAVRELADRLRRAGGTFLQDSGREERRPAEGEARAVRDRAAHNQARSRAAAERHRAPQPAGERQAKPVDAAAYWRRTAAGKDGSLRPSVRRAAQRRREESAVAAVADRLALALDERGAVLAGMGQDRGAKSAQAVQGLRQNRDGAQAPASLAVPSQAIRTPSPVIPPSSPRAVAAPGRRAAPRFTEADAAADFAVALHRAGLRVAGPAEMDGKMHRVPVEGDRKGQKSGTYVGHLDDWPAGYIRNHKTGTEIRWKAERPVAQTVPSERAAFAAEAAARSAERARERHDTHERAARMAHRLWAAATPAKDHPYLAAKGVKAHGLRQDRRGRLLVPVQGVDGRLWGVQRVNVDGSKLFLKGGRTEGGHMLIGGRPKPGAPLLIAEGYATGATLHEATGLPVAVAFNAGNLAVVARVYRAADSSRPIIIAGDNDHHLPRRAVPLPNVGKEKAEAAAAAVGGVAVLPSFPAGDRGSDWNDLARQQGHQPVTAAVRSALDQLQRVAADRFELTAAGSRREAQEVRPRGPRM, translated from the coding sequence GTGCTGACCTTTCGCAAGGGCGCAGCCATCGCCATTCCGGGCGGCGCACGGGCGATGGCCGATCACCTGATGGAGGAGACGCTATCGCCCGAGGCCGTGGCGATGGGCGACTATTACACCCGGAACCGGGCGGCCGAGCTGGGGGCTGGGCCGGGACCGGACGGCGAGCCGGGGCCGGAGGCGCCGCGCCGTGGCACCCGGCCGCAGCCGCGGCGGGACATGCATCCCGGCCTGGCATCGGCGCTGGGGATCGACCCGCACGGCATCCCGACCGTCGAACAGGTGAGCCAGATCCTCGCCGGCCGGCGCGCGGACGGGGGCGAGCTGGTGACGAACGAGGCCGCAACCACGCGCAGCGTCAGCTACATCGACCTGTGCTTCTCCGCCCCCAAGAGCGTGAGCCTGGCATGGGCCTTCGCTCCGACCGAGGCCGAGCGGGCGACCATCCTCCAGGCGCACCGAGACGCGGTCGACGCCTCGCTGCGCTACGTGTCCCGCGAAATCGGCCAGGTCCGCCGCGGCAAGGCCGGTATGGGCGGTACCGAGGCCGGGCACGTCGCCTGGATTGGCTTCGAGCACTTCACGGCCCGGGCGACCGCCGAGGTGAAGCGGCCCGACCCCAAAACCGGCGAGGTGACGACCGAGCTGCATACCCTACGGCCCGACCGTGACCCCTCCGGGGCCGGCGATCCGCAGCTCCACACCCATTGCGCGGTGCCCAACCTGGTTCTGACGGATGGCGGTCACCTGGGCGCCCTGGACCTCAAGGCCGCCCACGGGCGCATCCACGAGTTCGGTGCCTTCTACCAGGCGCAGATCGCCGCGAACCTGCGGCGCGTCGGGGTGGCGGTGGAGCTGGAGGAGCGCACCGGCATGGCCCGGCTGCCGGCCATCCCGGAGGCGGTGTGCGAGGCATTCAGCAAGCGCACCCGCGACGGCACCGAGGCGGCGCGGGCGGAGGCAGCCAAGCGCGGCCTCGATTGGGACGCCATGACACCGGACATGCAGGTGGACTTCCTCAAGGGCGGCACGAAGGCGGCCCGTAAGAACAAGGAGGACGACCTCAGCGACTTCGCCGCCTGGCGCGGCCAGGCCGCGGCCATCGGCTGGGAGCACCGCGGCGTCGTGGTGCCACGACGCCAAGGCGCCGGGGCGCCAAGGGAGCAGAGCCGGGCGGCCCGCCTGGAAGGTGCCTATGAAGCGGCGTTGCCCTTCCTCGAAGCCGAGTTCTCCCGCGCTTCGGTCCTCAACGGGGCGGACCTGCGCGCCGCGGCGGCCCGCGCCCTGATCGCGGCCGGTATCACGCCGGGGGCGGAGGGCGGCCGGGCGGATGTGGACGCCCTGACGCGGGCCATGCGCGAGCGCGGGGTGCGCCAGGATGGCCAGCTCACGGGGCTGGTGTGGGGTCGCGAGGGCGAGCGCGACGAGGTCCGGGTGACAACGGCGCTGCACGTCGCTCAGGAGGAGAAGGCTGTGGCGCTGGCCAAGGCCGCTGCTGCGGATCGCGGCCGCGCCCTTTCCCCCGCTGCCCTGGCTGCCGCGGTGGAGCGCAGCGGCTTGGACTTTGGTGACGACCACGGGAAGGCGCAGCACGCGGCCATGGTGCGCCTCGGCACGGGCGGCGCCGTGGGCGTGGCGGTGGGCGTGGCCGGGGCGGGCAAGACCGCCCTGCTGCGCCCGCTGGTGGATGCCTGGAAGGCGCAGGGCGACCACGTGGTGGGCGTGGCCATCGCCTGGCGCCAGGCCGAGCCACTGAAGGAGGCCGGGGTAGGGGATGTCGCGGCGCTCACGGGCTTCTTGCATGGGGTTCGTGCCGGTCGCCTCTCGATCGGGCCACGGACGGTGGTGGTGGTGGACGAGCTGGGGCAGGTGGGCGCCCGGCAGATGCTGGAGTTGCTGCGGCTGCGCGCGCAGCACGGGTTCCGCATCGTCGCCGTGGGCGACGACAAGCAATGCCAGGGCATTGAAGCCGGGCCGGTGGTGAACCTCATGCGCCGGGCGCTGGGGAAGGAGGCGGTGCCTGAGATCCTAACCACGCGCCGGCAACGCACCGAGCGGGAGCGCGAGATCGCCGGGCTGTTCCGTGACGGCAAGGCGGCCGAGGCGCTGGCCATGAAGCGGGCGGACGGCACGGCCGAGGCGGTGCCGGGCGGCTACGACGACGCCGTGCGGCGGGTGGCCGAGCTATGGCGGCAGCGGCGCGAGGCGAACGCAGGGGATACCGGCTTCTCCATCAGCGTCACGGCGCCGACGAACGCCGACGCCCGCGCCGTGGCCCTGGCGCTGCGCGAGGAACGCCGGGCGATGGGCGAGCTGGGGGCCGACGTGTTCAGCGTGCGCGCGACCGACCAGGCCGGCGCCGCCTACAATCTCACCCTGGCGCCGGGTGACCGGGTGCGGCTGTTCGACCGCCTCAACGCCCGCTTCCTTGACGGCGGCCGGGGCAACATCGGCAACAACGGCAGCGTGCTCGAAGTGCGCGACGTGAACGCAGACGGGATCGTGCTGCGGACGGCGGCCGGTCGCGACGGCGCGGTGTCGTGGGAGAGCCTGGCCGACAAGAAGAACGGCCGCACGCGGCTGGCGCCCGGTGACGTGCTGACCATCGACGCGGCGCAGGGGATCACCAGCAGCGAGCACATCAACGCCATGCCGGCGGGATCGGCGGGGGTGCAGGGCTTCAAGGGCTACACGGCCGAGAGCCGGCACAAGGATTCCGCTTGGCTCATTACCTCGGACGGCGCCGAGCGGCGCGAGGTGATGGTGCGCCGAGCGCTGGGGGACGCCCGCCCCATCACCGCGGTGGACGTATGGGAGAACGTGGCGCGGAACCTGGCCCAGCAGCCGGCGAAGGCGTCGGCACTCGACTTCATGGACCGCGCTCGCGACGTCGGCCGCACGTCGGCGCACGCGATGCAGGCCGGGTTCCGGAGGGCCGAGGCGCGCGAGGCGGCGGGCGAGCCGCGGGCGACGCTGGGGGCGCGGTTCCGCGACCGCCGCGACGGCCGGGCGGTGGGTCAGGCGGTGGAGCGGCTGCGGCAGGCGCTCGATGCCCGCTGGCAGGCGGTGCGCGAGCTGGCCGACCGGCTGCGGCGGGCCGGCGGGACCTTTCTGCAGGACAGCGGGCGCGAGGAACGCCGTCCGGCCGAAGGCGAGGCAAGGGCGGTACGTGACCGGGCGGCGCACAACCAAGCGCGCAGCCGGGCAGCGGCTGAGCGGCACCGGGCGCCCCAGCCCGCGGGCGAGCGCCAAGCGAAGCCGGTGGACGCGGCGGCCTACTGGCGGCGCACGGCGGCGGGGAAGGACGGGTCGCTACGACCGAGCGTGCGCCGAGCAGCGCAGCGCAGGCGCGAGGAGAGCGCCGTGGCCGCAGTCGCGGATCGCCTAGCGCTTGCTTTGGACGAGCGCGGCGCCGTCCTGGCGGGCATGGGGCAGGACAGGGGTGCGAAGTCCGCCCAGGCGGTCCAGGGATTGCGCCAAAATCGCGACGGGGCACAGGCTCCCGCCAGCCTCGCGGTGCCGTCTCAGGCCATCCGTACGCCATCCCCGGTTATCCCCCCATCCTCCCCGCGCGCTGTCGCAGCTCCGGGGCGGCGAGCGGCGCCGCGCTTCACCGAGGCCGACGCCGCGGCGGACTTCGCCGTAGCCCTGCACAGGGCCGGGCTGCGCGTAGCCGGGCCGGCGGAGATGGACGGGAAGATGCACCGGGTCCCTGTGGAGGGTGACCGGAAGGGGCAGAAGTCGGGAACCTACGTCGGGCACCTCGACGACTGGCCGGCGGGCTACATCCGCAACCATAAGACCGGCACCGAGATCCGCTGGAAGGCCGAGCGACCGGTAGCGCAGACCGTGCCGTCCGAGCGGGCGGCGTTCGCGGCTGAGGCTGCAGCCAGATCCGCGGAGCGGGCGCGCGAGCGGCACGACACCCACGAGCGGGCGGCGAGGATGGCGCATCGCCTATGGGCTGCGGCGACGCCGGCCAAGGATCACCCCTACCTCGCGGCCAAAGGCGTGAAGGCGCACGGGCTGCGGCAGGACCGGCGTGGCCGGCTGTTAGTCCCGGTGCAGGGAGTGGACGGGCGGCTTTGGGGGGTGCAGCGGGTGAACGTGGACGGGTCCAAGCTGTTCTTGAAAGGGGGCAGGACTGAGGGCGGGCACATGCTGATCGGTGGACGACCGAAGCCGGGCGCGCCGCTGCTAATAGCTGAGGGCTACGCCACGGGGGCTACGCTGCACGAGGCTACCGGCCTGCCGGTTGCGGTGGCCTTCAACGCGGGGAACTTGGCGGTAGTAGCGAGGGTATACCGGGCGGCCGACTCTTCGCGACCCATCATCATTGCCGGGGACAATGACCACCACCTGCCCAGGCGGGCGGTGCCGCTGCCGAACGTGGGGAAGGAGAAGGCCGAGGCTGCTGCGGCGGCAGTGGGCGGTGTCGCCGTTCTGCCATCCTTCCCAGCTGGCGACCGGGGTAGCGACTGGAACGACCTGGCGCGGCAGCAGGGGCATCAGCCCGTCACTGCGGCGGTGCGGAGTGCACTGGATCAACTACAAAGGGTGGCGGCGGATCGGTTTGAGCTGACCGCCGCGGGGAGTAGGAGAGAGGCGCAGGAAGTGCGCCCACGTGGCCCGCGCATGTGA
- a CDS encoding ParA family protein — protein sequence MSIITVASSKGGPGKTTLSQIIAGTLAARGVSVAVLDADPTAGLSRWASRLYEGAAFVCHHEPDEAKLAHLIHRMAQEAEVVVVDTAGFGNRAATVAMTAADGVLIPMVPGEGDVTEAARTVELVAGVASAARREIPARVVLNRVRSSTALSKHAAAEAATLPKLAASLSDLVAYGEMGFSGRMPAGKAGAEAAALVDELRELGWLPGNPSATGKKKTPSAKLHGVKTKDVKTKAVKTQEPHR from the coding sequence ATGTCGATCATCACTGTTGCCAGCTCAAAGGGTGGGCCAGGCAAGACAACGCTGTCCCAGATCATCGCGGGCACCCTCGCGGCGCGGGGGGTGAGCGTTGCCGTGCTCGATGCCGACCCGACTGCCGGCCTGTCCCGATGGGCATCCAGGCTCTACGAGGGAGCCGCCTTTGTCTGCCACCACGAACCGGACGAGGCGAAGCTGGCCCATTTGATCCATCGGATGGCCCAGGAGGCTGAGGTGGTAGTGGTGGACACAGCTGGCTTCGGCAACCGTGCCGCGACCGTTGCCATGACGGCGGCAGACGGGGTGCTGATCCCCATGGTGCCGGGGGAGGGCGACGTGACCGAGGCCGCCCGCACCGTTGAGCTGGTGGCCGGCGTTGCATCGGCAGCCCGCCGCGAGATACCTGCCCGTGTTGTTCTCAACCGCGTGCGGTCCTCGACGGCACTCTCCAAACACGCTGCGGCCGAGGCAGCGACCCTGCCAAAACTAGCCGCCTCCCTGTCTGACCTAGTGGCCTATGGGGAAATGGGCTTCTCAGGGCGGATGCCAGCTGGGAAGGCGGGAGCAGAGGCGGCAGCCCTGGTCGACGAGCTGCGGGAGCTGGGGTGGCTGCCGGGCAATCCCTCAGCGACTGGAAAGAAAAAGACGCCGAGCGCCAAGTTACATGGCGTAAAGACGAAAGACGTAAAGACGAAAGCCGTAAAGACACAGGAGCCGCACCGTTGA